The genomic stretch agaattagTAAAtcaatatattggaggagcgggttgcacgccgcaacagaattgatttaAATGaacatattgggggatcgggttgtacgccgtaacagacttattaaaagtccatattggggggatcgggttgcacgccgcaacagacttagtAAAattccatattgggggatcgtgttgcacgccgcaacagacttattaaaagttcatattgggggatcgggttgcacgacgcaacagacttgtttaaaagtccatgtTGGGGGATCGGGTTTctcgccgcaacagacttattaaaaagtccatattgggggatcagattgcacaccgcgacagacttatttaaaagtctatattgggggatcagattgcacaccgcaacacacttattaaaaagtctatattgggggatcagattgtacgccgcaacagacttatttaaaagtctatatatatacttgattaaaataaatatattggagggttgaaaatgaatatattgtgggaacaggttgcacgctgcaacggaaattggttgaaataataattggttatgactgccgaaTTGGCTTCCATTGTTAAAAATGAGttacctaatttatttctattattgttgttattactattattgcgtacaggttattataagtgacctgccttagcctcgtcactacttcatcgaggttaggctcggtacttaccagtacatggggtcgattgtactgatactacacttttcacttcttgtacagatttcggagttggtcccagtggcgtactatagacttgctcgaatttcagctacccataggagacttgaggtataactgcacgtggtctgcagttctgaagtccccatctactttactttagctgtgtatttgttttcagacagctttattttattcagacctttatttgtattattctagaagctcgtgcacttgtgacaccaattccgggatggtatttagataccgttatttttatgaattattcactacatttcggACTTTTCTTCCGCATTtggttctttgttattaataaatttaaaaattgttttaaaatggataatattattctaacgttggcttgcctagcaagcgaaatgttaggcgccatcactgtccgaaggtgagaatttcgggtcgtgacacttgccCACTAGTCTGAGGATGCTAAGCGGTTGCAACCTTATGTTTGAGCCCATATGGTTATAAGACATTGTCCAAGAGCTTGTTACAGAAATGGGTGCCCCCATCACTAATCATCACTCTTGGAGTGCCGAACCTTGTAAAGATATGCTTTTTCACAAAGTTGACGACAACCTTGGCATCATtggtaggaagagcaatggcctccacccacttcgACACATAGTCAACGGCCACCAAAATGTGCTTACACCCACTGGACAAGGGaaacggacccataaaatcaattccccacACATCATAAATTTAACCTCCATAATACCGTGCAATGGCATCTCATGCCTTTTTGTGATTGTTCCTGTTCACTGGCACCTATCACACCTCCTCACGAACTCATGGGCATCTTTAAACACCCTAGGCCAATAAAAACGCGATTGTAACACCTTAGCTACCGTTTTGTCACCCGCATAAtgaccaccataaggcgacgcATGACAGTCATGTAAGATAGCATTTATTTCATATTCGGGCACACATCTTCTCATTAATTGATCGGTACAAGATTTGAACAgaaatggctcatcccacacatATGACCTCGCATCCCGCAAGAACTTCTTTTTAGCATATGGTTCAAGATCAGGATGCATCTATCCACTTGCCAGATAGTTCACAAAATCTGCATGCCATGGCACCTCCCCAGCAGTAATGGCCAATAATTGATCATCTGGGAATGTTTCCTTGATGACTCTCTCAGCTACATGATTTCGAGTTTCTAACCTGGataagtgatcagccacttgattctctATTCCTTTTTGGTCtcggatctccaaatcaaattcctttAAGAGTAAAACCCAACGGATTAGCCTTGATTTAGCATATTTCTTTTCGAACAAATACATGATGGCTGCATGGTCTgagtagacgatgactttggtgcTAACCAAATAGGCCCGAAATTTATCGAACGCCCACACTAcagcaagcaactccttttctaTCACAGTATAATTTATTTGAGCAGGAGTAACAATCTTGCTTGCGTAGTAAATGAAGTGAAAACTTTTGCTCCTCCTCTGGCCCAACACAGCCCCAATTGCAccatcactagcgtcacacatcagctcaaatggCTCTTTCCGGTCAGGAGTCACTATGATTGGTGCACTCACTAACTTCTttttcagctcctcaaatgctttcagacaagcatcGTCAAACTTGAACGACACATCCTTCTCTAACAACCTTCACAAAAGAGAAGAAATTTTTGAGAAATCCTTTATAAATCGGCGATAAGAACCTGCATGTCCCTGAAAACTCCTAACTCCTTTCACTGAAATCGGTAGTGGCAACTTTTCAATTTCTTCCACATTAGCTTTGTCAACTTCCAGTCCATCTTTGGACACCTTATgccccaacactataccttcacgtaccataaaatggcactttttccAATTCAGTACCAGATTAGTCTCACACACTTGGAAAGCACTTTAGCAAGTTTGGTCAAGCATTCATCAAAATAAggaccaaacacagaaaaatcatccataaacacctccTCAAACcgttccaccatatcggtgaaaatagccatcatacaactttgaaaagtcgcaggtgcattataCAACCCGAATGGCATTCTCTTAAATACATAAGTGCCATAAGAGCATGTAAAAGTGGTATTTTCTTGATCTTCCGGGGcaatagcaatctgattataccccgaatagccatcaaggaaacaatagtatTCCTGTCCAGCTAACCTGTCAAGCATTTGTTCAATGAAGGGGAGGGGGAAGTGATCTTTTCGTGTAGCATTATTCAACTTCCTATAATCTATGCATATTCGCCAACCAGTCACAGTTCTAGTTgggattaattaattttgttcatTTACTACAACAGTcatacccctcccccccccctctttAGGTACACATTGAACAGGGCTTACCCACTTACTATCGGAGATGGGAAATACTATACCTATGacgagccacttaatcacttcttttcttatcACCTCTTTCATTATTGGATTTAGGCGGTGTTGATGTTCCACGCTAGGCTTGTGTCCCTCCTCCATGCATATTTTGTTCATGCAGAATGCAGGATTAATACCCTTTATTTCAGACATTGCCCAACCAATGGCATGCTTGTGCTCCCTCATCACCCCTAAGATCTTTTCTTCTTGAAATTTAGATAAATAAGAAGAAACAATCACAGGTAAAGTGTTAGAACTACCCAAATATACATAATGAAGATGAGATGGTAAGGGTTTAAGTTCCAGTTTTGGAGCCTCCTCAACTGAAGGTCTAGGGGGCAGGCCTATTGGCTTATCTAGAGGCTCAAACTGGGATCTTTCTCTTATGTATTCACAAGATGCATCCAAAATTTGCAACATCTCCTCAACCTCTTCTTCCAGTTCCAAGTGATTGAACAACATCAATGCCTTTTCTAGTGCATCTTCTTTAAATGAAATTGTCTCTACGGCTGGTTCATTTATCTTCATCATAGAAATTATGGCCAGGTCCTCGTAATGACGAGAAAACTGAATGGCTCGATATACATTGAAGACCACTTCTTCATTGTCAACCCTCAGGATCATCTTACCTTCTCGGACTTTGATAATGGCATCTCTAGTAGCCAAAAGAGTTCGTCCCAAGATGATAGGAACTAACTCATCAGCCTCGTAGTCCAGGGTGATAAAATCTACAAGGAAAATAAACTTCCCAATCTGCAGCAAGACGTCCTCAATTACCCCCTCAGGATAAACATAAGATATGTCAGCTAACTGTAGAAGCACCGTGGTGGGTCTCAGAGCTCCTAATCCCAATTGTTTGAACAATGACAACGACATCAGATTGATACTTGAACCTAAATCACACAAGGCTCTACCCACATCAATTTCACCAATCCTCACGGGGATGGTAAAACTACctggatccttaagcttttgtggaaGCTTATATTGAATCctggaagtgcactcctcagtaagtgcgcCGGTCTCAAATTCAATTAACCTCCTCTTATTTGCCACTATATCCTTAatatattttgcatattttggGACCTCACGGAGCATGTCCACCAAAGG from Nicotiana tabacum cultivar K326 unplaced genomic scaffold, ASM71507v2 Un00123, whole genome shotgun sequence encodes the following:
- the LOC142178979 gene encoding uncharacterized protein LOC142178979 gives rise to the protein MMKKLVLDNQKENQQLRTSFRNLERQFGLMANNQNIRPVGALPSDTEKNSQVNSVTLRNGRELVEVAKKKKKQFGLEEERVPKPVEVDERNKRESEQISERVPPPFPQILRKMNDHHMFHKFLDMLKQIHLNIPLVDMLREVPKYAKYIKDIVANKRRLIEFETGALTEECTSRIQYKLPQKLKDPGSFTIPVRIGEIDVGRALCDLGSSINLMSLSLFKQLGLGALRPTTVLLQLADISYVYPEGVIEDVLLQIGKFIFLVDFITLDYEADELVPIILGRTLLATRDAIIKVREGKMILRVDNEEVVFNVYRAIQFSRHYEDLAIISMMKINEPAVETISFKEDALEKALMLFNHLELEEEVEEMLQILDASCEYIRERSQFEPLDKPIGLPPRPSVEEAPKLELKPLPSHLHYVYLGSSNTLPVIVSSYLSKFQEEKILGVMREHKHAIGWAMSEIKGINPAFCMNKICMEEGHKPSVEHQHRLNPIMKEVIRKEVIKWLVIDYRKLNNATRKDHFPLPFIEQMLDRLLEKDVSFKFDDACLKAFEELKKKLVSAPIIVTPDRKEPFELMCDASDGAIGAVLGQRRSKSFHFIYYASKIVTPAQINYTVIEKELLAVVWAFDKFRAYLVSTKVIVYSDHAAIMYLFEKKYAKSRLIRWVLLLKEFDLEIRDQKGIENQVADHLSRLETRNHVAERVIKETFPDDQLLAITAGEVPWHADFVNYLASG